The genomic window TTAGTACCAACTTTTGAGAGATATCATCATGAATCAAAATCTATATATCGTAAAAGCTGCAGGGGGGAATCCTACTATCATCGAGGTAATCGAAAATCCCCTTACTCGTTCTTCTTATGAACAGCACGGACGCAGATTGATGGGTATTGGAGCTTCATATGGTGTTGAGCAAAGCGGATCGCTTGTTATTCCAAAAAATGGAGCTCTCGCTCATTTTGAAATGAGTGGGGGAGAGTTTTGTGGGAACGCAGCTCGCTCGGCCGCACTCATTTTGTTTCGTTTAGGATACGGGACATTTTTACAGTTCACTATGTCGGGGATTAAAAATCCTGTTTTGGCAGAAGTGAAGGAAAATGATGGTGTTTCAATAGTGAGTTGTACTTTTTCCGATCTTCCTTTGCAATTAAATATCGGGGAAGATGGTGAGAAGATTGTCGATTTGGGTGGAATTGTTCATATCATTCTTTTCAAGCCTTTTCCGGATGAATATGAACAAATACACAAACATCTCAGAGACCGTTTTTATTTAAACGAAAGAGATGCAGTGGGAGTTCTATGGGTAGAAAAGATTCAAGAAGAAGGAAAAATTCAAATTGAGCCGGTTGTGTGGGTACGCTCAATCGAAACTTTTTTTCATGAAACTTCTTGTGGATCGGGAAGTATAGCTACTGCAATTGCAGTTGGCGTATCTGAGGTGGAAGTGGTTCAACCGACAGGAGAAAGTATTTTTGTCAAAGTTGACCACCAAACAGTAACACTCATTAGCACTATGGAGGTTACCCAAAATGTGCCAAGTTATTCGTGAACCTTGTCCAGATGTCCGAATCTATCTCATTGGTCCATGGTCGCGCATGGAGCGAGATTTTACTCGGGTGTACAAAGAATGTTTTGGTGGTCCACCGTACCATGAACAGTATGAGGATGAATGGGTAATCCAAAATGTTTACAATAAACATTTAGGACATGGTTGTGTGGCGGTTGCGTTGCGTCGTGGAGAATTGGTTGGTTTGTCTTGTGCAGAGAAGATGCTTGATGATGCAGAGTCATCACCCTATCGCTATCTGATACAACGTCAAGATGAGCTACCATTCTCAATTGAAAGCGCTTGTTATATTTCGGAAGTTGCAGTGACTGAGGGAATGCGTCGGAAGGGTGTGGGAACAGATCTTCTAAAAGTACTCTGTAATTGGGGTATGAGAAAGGGATTAACTCATTACACCGCTCGAACAGCCGCAGAAGGTTCTAATTCCATGGGTATTTTTCGGAGTCGTCTTCATGCCAACGTGCTTGAAGGAGAACAAGACGTTGAAGCCTTCGCAGAGGAAGTGGCGACCGCAAGTAAGAAACGAGTCTATGTTTGGGGAATGTTGGACACGTATCTTTAACTTCGGTAGCGAAGGTCAAATAAATCAAAGTAAATGTAGCAAGTTAATAACCGATCCGGAGACAAAAAGTTTCCAGATCGGTTTTTTTTATTAAGTATATTTGAATATATTCTTCTTTCCCCAAAGAGTGCTTCGCAAAAGATTGTAAGGGTTTCTACAACAAACAAAAAGACAATAATTCAAAATCATTGTCTTATATGAAAAACCGATTTTATTTTTTCCTTTGGCGAAAATGAAGATTTTTTGTTTTGAGGACTTTTTAAGTATTCCTTATTGGTCACGAAATTTTCAAATTTTTGGAGGAAATAATTTTTTAGAGAGTACCAGAGGTGAGATTTGAACTCACGACCCCAGGCTTATGAGTCCTGTGCTCTAACCAACTGAGCTACCCTGGCAAA from Candidatus Moraniibacteriota bacterium includes these protein-coding regions:
- a CDS encoding GNAT family N-acetyltransferase produces the protein MCQVIREPCPDVRIYLIGPWSRMERDFTRVYKECFGGPPYHEQYEDEWVIQNVYNKHLGHGCVAVALRRGELVGLSCAEKMLDDAESSPYRYLIQRQDELPFSIESACYISEVAVTEGMRRKGVGTDLLKVLCNWGMRKGLTHYTARTAAEGSNSMGIFRSRLHANVLEGEQDVEAFAEEVATASKKRVYVWGMLDTYL